The Haloarcula sp. CBA1127 genomic interval TTTTATGGGCCGACTCTCAGTATGAGGGCGTATGTTCGATAAGGTGCTCGTCGCTAATCGCGGGGAGATAGCGGTGCGCGTGATGCGCGCATGCGAGGAGTTGGGCATCGGCACAGTGGCCGTCTACTCTGACGCCGACAAGCACGCCGGGCACGTCCGGTATGCGGACGAGGCGTACAACGTCGGCCCGGCCCGTGCCGCAGACTCCTATCTCGATCAAGAAGCGATTATCGACGCGGCCAAGCAGGCCGACGCCGACGCCATCCACCCAGGGTACGGCTTCCTCGCGGAGAACGCCGACTTCGCCGAACGCGTCCAAGAGACGGAGGGCGTCACCTGGGTCGGCCCCGAGAGCGAGTCGATGGAAGCACTGGGCGAGAAGACGAAGGCCCGCAAGATCATGCAGTCGGCCGACGTGCCAATCGTCCCGGGAACCACCGACCCGGTCGAGGACCCCGAGGAAGTCGTGGAGTTCGGCGAGGAGAACGGCTTCCCGGTCGCAATCAAGGCCGAAGGCGGTGGTGGCGGCCGCGGGATGAAAATCGTCCACGACCCCGAGGAAGCCGAGGAGCAACTCGAAAGCGCAAAGCGGGAGGGAGAAGCGTACTTCTCGAACGACTCCGTCTATCTCGAACGCTATCTGGAGAACCCCCGCCACATCGAGGTCCAGATCATCGCCGACCACCACGGCAACGTCAGGCACCTGGGCGAGCGTGACTGTTCGCTCCAGCGTCGCCACCAGAAGGTCATCGAGGAGGGGCCCTCGCCGGCCCTGAACGACGCGCTCCGCGAGAAGATCGGCGACGCCGCCCGCCGTGGCGTCCGCGAGTCCGGCTACTACAACGCCGGCACCGTCGAGTTCCTCGTGGAAGAGGACACCGACCGGGAGCAAGGCGAACTGCTCGGCGAAGACGCGAACTTCTACTTCCTCGAAGTCAACACCCGCATTCAGGTCGAGCACTGCGTCACAGAGGAAATCACCGACATCGACATCGTCAAGTGGCAACTGCGGGTGGCGATGGACGAGGAAATCACC includes:
- a CDS encoding acetyl-CoA carboxylase biotin carboxylase subunit; translated protein: MFDKVLVANRGEIAVRVMRACEELGIGTVAVYSDADKHAGHVRYADEAYNVGPARAADSYLDQEAIIDAAKQADADAIHPGYGFLAENADFAERVQETEGVTWVGPESESMEALGEKTKARKIMQSADVPIVPGTTDPVEDPEEVVEFGEENGFPVAIKAEGGGGGRGMKIVHDPEEAEEQLESAKREGEAYFSNDSVYLERYLENPRHIEVQIIADHHGNVRHLGERDCSLQRRHQKVIEEGPSPALNDALREKIGDAARRGVRESGYYNAGTVEFLVEEDTDREQGELLGEDANFYFLEVNTRIQVEHCVTEEITDIDIVKWQLRVAMDEEITFEQDDVEIEGHAMEFRINAENAADDFAPATGGSLDTYDPPGGIGVRLDDALRQGDDLVTDYDSMIAKLITYGGDREECIERGKRALKDFDIEGIPTVIPFHRLMLTDEKFVGGTHTTKYLDEQLDRTRIEEAQEKWGTVTESDGDEDEEIVEREFTVEVNGKRFQVDLEERGAPPINVGDVDADGGSQPQRPRGGSSSDSGGGSATTAEGQEVAAEMQGTILEVNVEEGDEVEAGDVLCVLEAMKMENDIVAERGGTVNDVAVSEGESVDMGDLLFVIG